Proteins found in one Pectobacterium atrosepticum genomic segment:
- a CDS encoding pantetheine-phosphate adenylyltransferase has product MTTKAIYPGTFDPLTNGHLDLLTRASRLFDHVVLAIAASPSKHTLFTLDERVALAKGATQHLSNVEVVGFSDLMVHFAQQQKANILVRGLRAVADFEYELQLAKMNHHLMPTLESVFLMPSEEWSFISSSLVKEVARHDGDVSHFLPDAIVSALADKLSKKM; this is encoded by the coding sequence ATGACAACCAAAGCGATTTATCCTGGAACGTTCGATCCATTAACCAATGGTCATTTGGATTTGCTGACACGTGCATCACGCCTGTTCGACCATGTGGTGCTGGCCATCGCTGCCAGCCCGAGTAAGCATACGCTTTTCACTCTGGATGAACGCGTGGCGCTGGCAAAGGGTGCAACGCAGCATTTATCGAACGTCGAAGTGGTTGGTTTCAGCGATCTTATGGTGCACTTCGCACAACAGCAAAAAGCCAATATTCTTGTGCGTGGTTTGCGAGCTGTTGCCGATTTCGAATATGAACTCCAGCTCGCAAAAATGAATCACCACCTAATGCCTACGCTCGAAAGCGTTTTTCTGATGCCATCGGAAGAGTGGTCGTTTATTTCATCCTCTTTGGTTAAGGAAGTGGCTCGTCACGACGGTGACGTATCGCATTTCTTACCCGATGCCATCGTTAGTGCCTTGGCGGACAAACTATCAAAGAAGATGTAG
- a CDS encoding glycosyltransferase, giving the protein MSRVDISVIVPIYNCEEYIDPLFSSLLAQDNVSFEIIAVNDGSTDGSLVKLNAIGKLATNLIIVSQENKGLSEARNTGIRHANGEWIAFVDGDDWLEKDTLSTWLGKAEEQRLDLLIGNGFKFNENPEQEIKEPIQTKQPWGEVISGDEWVIRGVKHNEWCHFSWLQLIRHDIISLNNLSFIPDMVHEDILWTANLALVAKRVGFCEKMGYGYRVGNAHSITKSSSVEKIARRANSYIDIMQGLISLAAQNKDNVALNKALTRHANRESRHLFGLLRKKISSPAIRQQLARKFISTGIGGNLFKGMRTFNDFWYSLRFYFTVYLYSKKK; this is encoded by the coding sequence ATGAGTCGTGTGGATATTAGCGTCATTGTTCCGATATATAACTGCGAAGAGTACATCGATCCTCTTTTTTCGTCATTGCTTGCTCAGGATAATGTCTCTTTTGAAATTATTGCGGTCAATGATGGTTCCACCGATGGCAGCCTTGTGAAATTGAATGCGATAGGAAAATTGGCTACGAATTTGATTATTGTAAGTCAGGAAAATAAGGGGTTATCTGAAGCGAGAAATACAGGGATTCGGCACGCGAATGGGGAGTGGATTGCATTTGTTGACGGCGATGACTGGTTGGAAAAAGATACGCTATCGACATGGCTGGGAAAAGCTGAGGAACAACGCCTCGATCTCTTGATAGGTAATGGTTTCAAGTTTAATGAAAACCCGGAACAAGAAATAAAAGAACCTATTCAGACGAAACAGCCATGGGGTGAGGTAATCAGCGGTGATGAATGGGTTATTCGTGGTGTAAAACATAACGAATGGTGCCACTTTTCCTGGTTGCAGCTCATTCGTCACGATATTATTTCATTGAATAATTTAAGCTTTATTCCAGATATGGTGCATGAAGATATTCTATGGACGGCGAATTTAGCACTGGTAGCCAAGCGGGTCGGTTTCTGTGAAAAGATGGGTTATGGTTATCGAGTTGGCAATGCTCATTCGATCACAAAGTCATCATCTGTCGAGAAAATAGCACGCAGAGCAAACAGCTATATTGATATCATGCAGGGGCTGATTTCTCTCGCAGCTCAGAACAAAGATAACGTTGCTTTAAATAAAGCGTTAACTCGTCATGCCAACCGAGAGAGTCGCCATTTATTTGGGCTTTTGCGTAAAAAGATATCATCGCCTGCTATCCGGCAACAGCTAGCTAGAAAATTTATCTCTACGGGTATTGGCGGGAATTTATTCAAGGGAATGAGGACATTTAATGATTTTTGGTATTCCCTACGTTTTTATTTTACGGTTTATTTATATTCAAAGAAAAAATAA